The Acidimicrobiia bacterium genome segment ACCCCGGCCGTGGCCAGCGCCCTGGAGGCCGCGTTCACCGCCGCGTTCGGCCAGCCCGCCCCGGCGACCCGCGCACGGCACCTGTCCGCGCTGCGCTCCGCGCTGGCCTGGTGGGCGGAGGCCGGCTGGGTCACCGCCGACCCGACCGCCGGGTGGGCGCGGCCGAAGGTCCCGGTGGACACCACGCGGGCGCTGACCCGCGCGCAGGTCGCCGCCATCTGGAAGCTGGACGTCCCGCTGCGGGACAAGGCGCTATGGCGGATGCTGTACGAGACCGCGGCCCGCGCCGAGGAGATCCTCGGCCTGGACGTCCCCGACCTCGACCTGCCCAGCAAGCGCGGCCGCGTCATCTCCAAGGGCGGCACGACCGACTGGGTCCACTGGCAGACCGGCACCGCGATGCTGCTGCCCCGGCTGCTGGCCGGGCGGCGCGAGGGCCCTGTGTTCCTGACCGCCCGCCAGCCGGGCCGCGCGGTCGCCTCTGGCGACCTGTGCCCGGTCACCAGGCGAGCGAGGCTGTCCTACCGGCGGGCCGCTGAGTCGTTCGAGCTCGCGACCCGCCCGCTGGCCAACCCCAGCGCAAGTCACGAAGAGCTAGAGGAGGTGCACGGCTGGACCCTTCACCAGCTCCGGCACAGCCTCCTCACCCACGAGGCCGAGGACGGCACCAGCACCCCGATGCTGCTCGCCCGGTCCCGCCACGCCTCCGTCCGGTCCCTCGAGCGCTACGCCCGCCCCGGACCCGAGGCCGTCGCACGCCACGTCGCCGCCGCCGACCCAGCCGCCCGGCGTCGGCGTTCGTAACCGGCTGCGGGACGCTACGGGCTACGAGGTAGCCCATAGCGGACAGACCCGTTACCTGACCGTGATCCTAATCGTTGTTGTTGCGCTGGATGGTGCCGCGAGCCCTACTAGGGAAGCAACGCGTCGCTCGACTCGCGCGGGAGGACTTTTTCGAGCTTGGTGCGCGAGCTGATGCCGAGTTTGACGAAGACCTTGCGCAGGTGGTACTCGACGGTGTGATGGCTGATGAAGAGCCGCGCTCCAATCTCGCTGTTGGAGAGACCGTCGCGGGCAAGCCGCGCGATCTCCGCCTCCTGCGGGGTTAGATCGTTTCGCGGCTCGATGGTGCGCTTCCGGGCCTGCTCGCCGGTTGCCAGCAGCTCGACGCGAGCGCGGTTGGCGAATGCTTCCAACCCGAACTCGCTGAACATCTCGTAGGCGGCTCGAAGCTCCTTACGAGCGTCCAAGCGACGCCGCTCACGCCGGAGCCACTCGCCGTAAAGGAGGTGGGCACGGGCCAAATCGACCGCCATTCGCGTGTTTCCGAGTCGTTCGATCGCCTCGAGATACTTGCTCTCGGCGAGCCCTTCGCCTAGTAGAAGCGCTTGCGCGCGCGCGGCGATCCCTAGTGCCCAATCCGTCCCGCTAGCGCGGGTGCGATCCGCCAGACGCCGATCGGCCTCGGCGGCGAGCTCGGGAGTTCCAACTCGTACGGCGGCCTCGATCAGCTCGGGTATCGCCCAGTTCACCGGAACCAGGTCCGCCTGATCAAGCACACGGCGCGCTGCCGCCAACGCTTCGTCGTAGCGTCCAAGCCCGTTGTAGAGCACGGACTCGGCCCAATCTGTGAACTCCAAGCCAGCCCCCTCGCCGCGGGCGATCAGCTCGGACCGAACGCGATCGATCAGGCGCCTTGCGTCGGCCTCGCGGCCGCGCATTGCCACGATTGAGACTCCGAGGTACGGAGCGATCGGGTTTCCGGTCAGCTCCGTCGCTTCCTGGAGAGCATCTTGGAAAGAGGCAGCCGCCGCAAGCTGACCCGAGAAGAGATGCATCTGGCCGCAGTGACCAAGCGCATCCGGGAGCTCGCCGAGCGCTCCGGTCTCGCGGATCAGCTGAAGGTGTCCCTCGGCGAGTCGCTTCCACGCTTCGTCATCCCAAAGAAGCAGTGTTGAGAGCGTCGCCCCATACATCCAGCGCAGCTGCTCGGTCTGAGACATCCCGCTGACGATTTCTCGCTGCGCCTCGCGCAAGATCGGCACTGCCACGGCATACGAGTCGCTACAGGCCGCCGCCAAGCCGTCGAGCAGTAGGTCCAGTCCACGTGGCCTGAGTGCTCGTGGTGCCGCAAGTCCCGCTTCTGCCACTTCGCGTACGCTTGCGCCCGGCCCGGCAAGCGATCCGGCATGAATAGCGGCCGTCAGCGCCTCAAGGTACGTCTCTCGGGCCAGATCGGGGTCGAGTTGCCGGAACCGCTCGGCGGCTTCGAGTAGCACTGCGGCGGCGCCGGTGCTTCGCGCTGCAAGGAAGGAAATCCGGCCACGCAGCAGGACGGCCCGCGCCCGGCCAAGCTCGGTCAGAATTCCCGATTCCGCCGTCGCCAGCAAGCGTCGAGCGTCAACGAGCGCGCCAGCCTCTACCTTTGCGCCCGCCGCGGCGAGCGCGCGTCCGGACCGGCGCGATTCCTGAGGTGTCAGCGCCGTGGCTCGCTCCAGGAACGCGGCCGCTGCCGCGTAACCTCCTCGTGCCTGCGCCCGTGCTGCCGACTGTTCGAGTTCCGTCGCGACCTCCTCATCCGGCAGTGACGCCGCCTGGGCGCGGTGCCACGCCCGCCGATCGGGGTCGATCTGCGGATCGGTTGCCTCGGCCAACGCGCGATGAACCTCGCGCCGTTCGTTCGGGTCGGCCGACCGGTATACAGCCGAGCGCACGAGTGGATGACGAAACACCACTGCACCGTCCAGTCTCAGCAAGCCTTCCGTCTCGGCGGCGCCCGCGGCCGCCTCAGGGATCCTGAGGTCTTGGGCGGCGCGCCTCAGAAGCGCAGGGTCGCCGACCGGGTCCGCCGCCGCGAGTAGCAGCAACTTCTGCGTGTCGCGTGGCATGAGCTCGAGCCGCTGACGGAAGCTTTCCTCGATTCTCCCTTGAAGGGATACCGCGCCCGGCAAACCGAAGCCGCCGGCGAGCCCCGACACCGTCAATCCGCGCGGCAGCTCGAGCAGAGCGAGCGGATTCCCCTGTGTCTCGGCCACCAACTGCGCTGCAACTCGCTCGTCTAGACGCCCCGGGACGACGGACGCCAGGAGCTCGCATGCGTCGGCGTCCGTGAGCCCCTCGAGTGCAAGCTCCGGTAGGCCGGCGGTTAGTTCCAGGCGTCCTCTCGTCGCGAAGAGCATCACCACCGACTCAGCCAACAGTCTTCGCGCGACGAACGCAAACATCTCCGCAGACGCTCGATCGAGCCACTGTGCGTCGTCAACGACACAAAGGACTGGGCCCTGGTCAGCCGCATCTGAAAGAAGACCCAAGACCGCAAGTCCAACGAAAAACCGCCCAGGGACCGCACCAGCGTCGAGTCCAAAAGTCGTTCGCAAAGCGTCGCTTTGCGGGCCCGGCAACCGGTCGAGTGAGCCGAGAAGCGGCGCACAGAACTTCTGCAGTGCCGCGAACGCGAGCTCCATCTCCGATTGCACGCCTGCTGCTCGCAGCACGTTGAGATCCGACGCCGACCCGATCGCGTACTCGAGTAGGGCCGTCTTCCCGACCCCCGCGTCCCCGCACAAGACAAGCACCCGGCTCTGACCGGCACGCGCGCCGTCGAGCAGCCGGTCGAGCGTGTTGCACTCTCCTTGCCGTCCGTACAGCCTCATACCCGGCGGGTTAGCGCGAGTGCTGACCATGACCGAATCATTCCACGCGCCAGGGACTACGGGCTCCAGGGATGCGATCCCGCGCCGGTGTGAAGCATCCTGGCCGCGGAACGTCGCCGACGACGAGTTCGTCGTCCTGACGGCGCAAGACAAATCCAACGTGGAATGCCCACCTCAGAAAAGACAACGGAGATAACCATGTCTGGCACCCCGAATGCAGCCAGTGTCCTGATAGTCGGTGGAGGGTCCGCCGGTGCAGTCCTCGCGACGCGATTGAGCAAAGACCCCACGCGGACTGTGCTGCTGCTTGAGGCCGGGCCGGCGTATGCCCCCGAGGCCTATCCGGGGGCACTCCTCAACGCCGACGTGGTCGCGGACCCCGGTCACGACTGGGGTTACACCTCGCACGCCACCGGGTCCACTCCGGAGATCCCAACGCCTCGGGGCAAGGTGCTCGGCGGGAGCTCGGCGGTAAACGCCACGGTGGCCATGCGACCGCGGCCGGCCGACTTCGCGAAGTGGGCCGAGCGCGGCGTGGACGGCTGGTCGTTCGACGAAGTCCTGCCGGCATTCAAGCGGATGGAGAACACACCGACCGGCGACGACGCGTATCACGGTCGCACCGGTCCGCTGCCGGTGCGCCAGCGCAGCGACGAGGAGTTGACCCCGTCGCTGCTCGGTTTCCTGAAGGCGTCAGTAGCCCATGGGTTCAAGCGGGTCGACGACTTCAACGGCGTCGAGCAGCACGGCACCGGCGCCGTACCCGTCGACGCGGTCGATGGGGTACGGCAGAACACGGGGCTCGTGTACCTCACCGCGAAGGTGCGGAGCCGGCCGAACCTGACCATTCTCGGTGGGGTCACTGTCGACCGCGTGTTGTTCGACGGGGAGCGGGCCGTCGGCGTGTCAGAAGCAAACGGCACCGTCTACCGGGCGGACGAGGTGATCGTGTCCGGTGGTAGCTACGGCAGCGCCGCGATCCTGCTCCGTTCCGGGGTAGGCCCGGCGGCCGACCTGCGCTCGCTCGGCATCGAGGTGGTCGCAGACCTGCCGGTCGGCCAGCGGCTGCACGACCACCCGATCTTCCCGAACGTCTATGCCCTCGTTCCGAAGTACCTGCAGATGACCCCGGCTGTCGGGTCACTGGTGTGGACGGCATCGAGCGAGGCGATCGGCGACGAGCTTGACCTGCATATCGCCGCGACTCACCTCCTCGACCCTGCGCTCAGCCCGACCGGCGGGCTGATCGTCGTGGCGATCGCGCTCGTGCAACCTGAGTCGCGTGGGACGCTCCGCCTGGCCAGTCGTGACCCGGACGAGGCGCCGCTGATCGACAACAACTACCTCGGGACTGACCGTGACGCACGCCGGCTCTTGGAGGGGGTCACGCTCTCCCGGACGATCTGCCGCAACAACGCGTTCGCGCCCTTCACTGCTGCGGAAATGCTTCCAGGCGACGCCATCACCGACGAGGCCCTGCCCGACGTGATCGCAAGCAACCTTGCCTCCTACGCCCACCCGACATCCACCGTACCGATGGGCGGTCCGGGGGACCCGTGGGCAGTCGTCGACGCGGTCGGCGCGGTCAAGGGCCTCGCCGGCTTGCGGGTGGTGGACGCCTCGATCCTGCCTGAAATCCCGTCCTGCGCCACGAACCTCACCACGATCATGGTCGCCGAGCGCGTCTATGAGCGTGTCTACGCCAGCGCAGCCGAGGTGACCGAGTCCCAAGGTCACAGCGGAGCCGCGCTGTCGCCCGGACGTTAGGAGAGCCGCCGTGACTACAACCACCACCCCCTTCGCCAACGCGTCCCCCAGCGGCGCGCGCACCTACCAGTGGTACGCCGACGGGCACTGGCGCGACGCTCCCGCGGCCTTCGACGACCGCGAGCCCTATACCGGCGATGTCTATGCCCACGCTCCAAACTGCGGAGCAGACGAAGCGAAGGTCGCCATCGCAGCCGCGAGCGCCGCGTTCCCCGTGTGGGCTGACACCCCGCCGGCGGAGAAGGCCCGGCTGTTCTTCAAGATCGCCGAGATCATCCGCCGTCGTCGCGAGGAGATCGCCGAGATGTTGGGCCGCGAGACGGGCAGCACCGTCCTCGCCTCTGCCGGCCAGTTGGAGCTCCTCACGGCCGCCCTCGAGCAGGCTGCAAACTGGGTGTACCTCCCCAAAGGGGAGGTACTGGTGTCGAACGCTCCGAACACCCACTCGATCGCAATCCGCCGTCCGCTCGGCG includes the following:
- a CDS encoding site-specific integrase translates to TPAVASALEAAFTAAFGQPAPATRARHLSALRSALAWWAEAGWVTADPTAGWARPKVPVDTTRALTRAQVAAIWKLDVPLRDKALWRMLYETAARAEEILGLDVPDLDLPSKRGRVISKGGTTDWVHWQTGTAMLLPRLLAGRREGPVFLTARQPGRAVASGDLCPVTRRARLSYRRAAESFELATRPLANPSASHEELEEVHGWTLHQLRHSLLTHEAEDGTSTPMLLARSRHASVRSLERYARPGPEAVARHVAAADPAARRRRS
- a CDS encoding AAA family ATPase — its product is MRLYGRQGECNTLDRLLDGARAGQSRVLVLCGDAGVGKTALLEYAIGSASDLNVLRAAGVQSEMELAFAALQKFCAPLLGSLDRLPGPQSDALRTTFGLDAGAVPGRFFVGLAVLGLLSDAADQGPVLCVVDDAQWLDRASAEMFAFVARRLLAESVVMLFATRGRLELTAGLPELALEGLTDADACELLASVVPGRLDERVAAQLVAETQGNPLALLELPRGLTVSGLAGGFGLPGAVSLQGRIEESFRQRLELMPRDTQKLLLLAAADPVGDPALLRRAAQDLRIPEAAAGAAETEGLLRLDGAVVFRHPLVRSAVYRSADPNERREVHRALAEATDPQIDPDRRAWHRAQAASLPDEEVATELEQSAARAQARGGYAAAAAFLERATALTPQESRRSGRALAAAGAKVEAGALVDARRLLATAESGILTELGRARAVLLRGRISFLAARSTGAAAVLLEAAERFRQLDPDLARETYLEALTAAIHAGSLAGPGASVREVAEAGLAAPRALRPRGLDLLLDGLAAACSDSYAVAVPILREAQREIVSGMSQTEQLRWMYGATLSTLLLWDDEAWKRLAEGHLQLIRETGALGELPDALGHCGQMHLFSGQLAAAASFQDALQEATELTGNPIAPYLGVSIVAMRGREADARRLIDRVRSELIARGEGAGLEFTDWAESVLYNGLGRYDEALAAARRVLDQADLVPVNWAIPELIEAAVRVGTPELAAEADRRLADRTRASGTDWALGIAARAQALLLGEGLAESKYLEAIERLGNTRMAVDLARAHLLYGEWLRRERRRLDARKELRAAYEMFSEFGLEAFANRARVELLATGEQARKRTIEPRNDLTPQEAEIARLARDGLSNSEIGARLFISHHTVEYHLRKVFVKLGISSRTKLEKVLPRESSDALLP
- a CDS encoding GMC family oxidoreductase N-terminal domain-containing protein, with protein sequence MSGTPNAASVLIVGGGSAGAVLATRLSKDPTRTVLLLEAGPAYAPEAYPGALLNADVVADPGHDWGYTSHATGSTPEIPTPRGKVLGGSSAVNATVAMRPRPADFAKWAERGVDGWSFDEVLPAFKRMENTPTGDDAYHGRTGPLPVRQRSDEELTPSLLGFLKASVAHGFKRVDDFNGVEQHGTGAVPVDAVDGVRQNTGLVYLTAKVRSRPNLTILGGVTVDRVLFDGERAVGVSEANGTVYRADEVIVSGGSYGSAAILLRSGVGPAADLRSLGIEVVADLPVGQRLHDHPIFPNVYALVPKYLQMTPAVGSLVWTASSEAIGDELDLHIAATHLLDPALSPTGGLIVVAIALVQPESRGTLRLASRDPDEAPLIDNNYLGTDRDARRLLEGVTLSRTICRNNAFAPFTAAEMLPGDAITDEALPDVIASNLASYAHPTSTVPMGGPGDPWAVVDAVGAVKGLAGLRVVDASILPEIPSCATNLTTIMVAERVYERVYASAAEVTESQGHSGAALSPGR